A portion of the Natronococcus sp. AD-5 genome contains these proteins:
- the gcvPA gene encoding aminomethyl-transferring glycine dehydrogenase subunit GcvPA: protein MNGSHATGSPYAPHTDDERAAMLEAVDVDTVEDLFDIPADVRFDDEFGIDARTEQETRRLVRSILGRNDDLTEFLGRGHYGYYVPSLVDHLADRSEFLTSYTQYQPEVSQGFLQALFEYQSLLVELTGLEVANCSMYDAATALGEAATLAERVRSTSGHRVLVPDLLLEGRRSTLENYVAGTDLEVEEYPTDDANADLDALADAVDDDVVMVYAENPTVRGTIEEGLERVGDLAHGVDALFVLGSDPVALSLLQRPADVGADAVVGDASVLGLPTSYGMGLGLFACREDYLRQVPGRLVGVSEDDTDRRAYTLTLQTREQHIRRERATSNICTNQAWVALRTAMHAASLGPDGMVDLAKRGVTRAEALAERLDEIVGVKAPVHDRRHFREFVAHVDQPARAVADDLEKLGFAVHVLGEHEIQACVAGVPDERIDPFVDAFAEVAR from the coding sequence ATGAACGGATCACACGCCACGGGGAGTCCGTACGCTCCCCACACGGACGACGAACGCGCGGCGATGCTCGAGGCGGTCGACGTCGACACGGTCGAGGACCTCTTCGACATCCCCGCCGACGTTCGGTTCGACGACGAGTTCGGGATCGACGCGCGAACGGAACAGGAGACGAGACGGCTCGTACGCTCGATACTGGGGCGCAACGACGACCTGACGGAGTTTCTCGGGCGCGGCCACTACGGCTACTACGTGCCGTCGCTGGTCGATCACCTGGCCGATCGCTCCGAGTTTCTCACCTCCTACACGCAGTACCAGCCGGAGGTCTCCCAGGGCTTCCTCCAGGCGCTGTTCGAGTACCAGTCGCTGCTGGTCGAACTGACGGGTCTCGAGGTCGCCAACTGCTCGATGTACGACGCCGCCACGGCGCTGGGCGAGGCCGCGACGCTGGCCGAGCGCGTTCGCTCGACGAGCGGCCACCGCGTGCTCGTTCCCGATCTCCTGCTCGAGGGCCGCCGCAGCACCCTCGAGAACTACGTGGCCGGCACCGACCTCGAGGTCGAGGAGTACCCGACCGACGACGCGAACGCCGACCTCGACGCGCTCGCGGACGCCGTCGACGACGACGTGGTGATGGTTTACGCCGAGAACCCGACCGTCCGCGGGACGATCGAGGAAGGGCTCGAGCGCGTCGGCGACCTCGCTCACGGGGTCGACGCGCTGTTCGTGCTCGGCTCCGACCCGGTCGCGCTCTCCTTGCTCCAGCGACCCGCCGACGTCGGCGCCGACGCGGTCGTCGGCGACGCCAGCGTCCTCGGACTGCCGACGAGCTACGGGATGGGGCTCGGACTCTTCGCCTGCCGCGAGGACTACCTGCGACAGGTGCCCGGTCGACTCGTCGGCGTAAGCGAGGACGATACCGACCGACGGGCGTACACGCTGACGCTGCAGACCCGCGAGCAGCACATTCGACGCGAACGAGCGACGAGCAACATCTGCACGAACCAGGCCTGGGTCGCGCTGCGAACCGCGATGCACGCCGCGTCCCTCGGTCCGGACGGCATGGTCGACCTCGCGAAACGCGGGGTGACGCGCGCGGAAGCCCTCGCCGAGCGCCTGGACGAAATCGTCGGCGTAAAAGCGCCGGTCCACGACCGACGCCACTTCCGGGAGTTCGTCGCCCACGTCGACCAGCCCGCGCGAGCGGTCGCCGACGACCTCGAGAAACTCGGCTTCGCGGTCCACGTCCTCGGCGAACACGAGATCCAGGCGTGCGTCGCGGGCGTCCCCGACGAGCGGATCGACCCGTTCGTCGACGCGTTCGCGGAGGTGGCACGATGA
- the gcvPB gene encoding aminomethyl-transferring glycine dehydrogenase subunit GcvPB yields the protein MTDDRTDVDAAEDGRVRYDQARYVEDGQYEPLLSEKDQTTIEISDDDESPLPDDLTRDSLELPGLSEPELARHYTRLSQMVYGIDSGPYPLGSCTMKYNPKFTEDVAALPKAAVHPDRSEASVQGTLELVYRLQDYLGRIGGMDAVTLQPPAGAAGEFVGIRVAAAYHEHNGEGHRDEVIVPESAHGTNFATAALGGYDVVSLPSDDGGRVDLEALEAALSENTAALMLTNPNTLGLFERDIGEIAEMVHDVGGLLYYDGANLNALLGRARPGDMGFDVMHYNVHKTFATPHGGGGPGAGPVGVVDDLAPFLPAPRVRERDDGAGETTYELFDPERTIGKVHGYQGNWLVLVKAFAYIARLGDEGLLDASAKAVLNANYLASQIGYDVPYEPFHHEFVASAGDQDAADVAKRMLDYGVHPPTTKWPEIVPEALMTEPTEVESKETLDRLAAAFNAVAAEDDETLEAAPERTTARRIDQTSAARNPRLSWHALDES from the coding sequence ATGACTGACGATCGAACGGACGTCGACGCCGCGGAGGACGGGCGAGTGCGTTACGACCAGGCCCGCTACGTCGAGGACGGCCAGTACGAGCCGCTGCTCTCGGAGAAAGACCAGACCACGATCGAGATCAGTGACGACGACGAGTCGCCCCTTCCCGACGACCTCACCCGGGACTCGCTCGAGCTGCCGGGGCTCTCCGAACCCGAGCTGGCCCGTCACTACACGCGGCTCTCCCAGATGGTCTACGGGATCGACAGCGGTCCCTACCCGCTGGGGTCGTGTACGATGAAGTACAACCCGAAGTTCACCGAGGACGTCGCGGCGCTGCCGAAGGCGGCCGTCCACCCCGACCGCTCGGAGGCGTCGGTTCAGGGCACCCTCGAGCTCGTGTACCGGCTGCAGGACTACCTCGGCCGGATCGGCGGGATGGACGCGGTGACGCTCCAGCCGCCCGCGGGCGCGGCCGGCGAGTTCGTCGGCATCCGCGTCGCGGCGGCCTACCACGAGCACAACGGCGAGGGCCACCGCGACGAGGTGATCGTCCCCGAGAGCGCCCACGGGACGAACTTCGCGACCGCGGCGCTGGGCGGCTACGACGTCGTCTCCCTGCCCAGCGACGACGGCGGCCGGGTCGACCTCGAGGCGCTCGAGGCCGCCCTGAGCGAGAACACGGCGGCGCTCATGCTGACGAATCCGAACACGCTCGGGCTGTTCGAGCGCGACATCGGCGAGATCGCCGAGATGGTCCACGACGTCGGCGGGCTGCTCTACTACGACGGGGCCAACCTCAACGCGCTGCTCGGCCGCGCCCGACCGGGCGACATGGGGTTCGACGTGATGCACTACAACGTTCACAAGACGTTCGCGACGCCCCACGGCGGCGGCGGTCCCGGAGCCGGCCCCGTCGGCGTCGTCGACGACCTCGCGCCGTTCCTGCCGGCCCCTCGCGTCCGCGAGCGAGACGATGGCGCCGGCGAGACGACGTACGAACTGTTCGACCCCGAACGCACCATCGGCAAGGTTCACGGCTACCAGGGCAACTGGCTCGTGCTCGTGAAGGCCTTCGCCTACATCGCCCGACTGGGCGACGAGGGGCTGCTCGACGCCAGCGCGAAGGCCGTGCTCAACGCCAACTACCTCGCGAGCCAGATCGGCTACGACGTCCCCTACGAGCCGTTCCACCACGAGTTCGTCGCCAGCGCGGGCGACCAGGACGCGGCCGACGTCGCCAAGCGAATGCTCGATTACGGCGTCCATCCGCCGACGACGAAGTGGCCCGAGATCGTCCCCGAGGCGCTGATGACCGAACCGACGGAAGTCGAGAGCAAGGAGACGCTCGACCGGCTCGCCGCCGCCTTCAACGCCGTCGCGGCGGAGGACGACGAGACGCTCGAGGCCGCGCCGGAACGGACGACCGCCCGCCGGATCGACCAGACCAGCGCGGCCCGGAACCCGCGGCTGTCCTGGCACGCGCTCGACGAGTCGTAG
- a CDS encoding NAD(+)/NADH kinase — translation MQGRRLATTDEIIAIVSPESDDVVARLAAWTDERGVGLSTVDVGDDVDDVYDENRATLGVTIGGDGTFLEGIKTFAPRNVPQLGVNTGTLSFLARVEPEDLEAALDEVIRGRATVDSRQQVAVTGPRIDATGINDVMIEHVPPENPIDRKITRLDVYAGDEYVGEFEGTGLAVSTPTGSTGVSLSANGPIHYPANNHTLQLVPLHTHQLGVRPIVVSPETELRIVTQGPASLLVDGGRAHVILEEGEEILVTGADKLAHVVRTSYDDHFFTAISRKLGWNIRGVDEPPRLPAGASGGVVTDPSASENGEADVLEHALTIATEAAEAAGEPLRELHGQVESITVKSDKSDIVTEADHQANRIITTVIDNEFPEHGIVSEEHPRRKCDGGLTWVVDPLDGTGNFAHGNPNYSISIALLEDRQPVMGVVYVPETDELFTAIEGRGARRDGEPIRTTDRDRLDESMLISGYDPDGSFLSQFYQETRGVRRLGSAALNLCYLASGSADATWEYDTYPWDVAAGLVIARAAGATITDERGEPFVFDLETDERTALLGSNGPLHPALLEHLETGLPGRR, via the coding sequence ATGCAAGGACGCAGGCTCGCGACGACGGACGAAATCATCGCGATCGTCAGTCCCGAGAGCGACGACGTCGTCGCACGCCTCGCAGCCTGGACCGACGAGCGCGGCGTCGGCCTCTCGACCGTCGACGTGGGAGACGACGTCGACGACGTCTACGACGAGAACCGGGCGACGCTGGGCGTCACCATCGGAGGCGACGGAACGTTTCTCGAGGGCATCAAGACGTTCGCCCCCCGGAACGTTCCCCAGCTGGGGGTCAACACCGGGACGCTCTCGTTTCTCGCCCGCGTCGAGCCCGAGGACCTCGAGGCGGCGCTCGACGAGGTGATCCGCGGGCGGGCGACGGTCGACAGTCGCCAGCAGGTAGCCGTCACGGGGCCCAGGATCGACGCGACGGGGATCAACGACGTCATGATCGAGCACGTACCGCCGGAGAACCCGATCGACCGCAAGATCACGAGACTCGACGTCTACGCCGGCGACGAGTACGTCGGCGAGTTCGAAGGGACCGGCCTCGCGGTCTCGACGCCGACGGGCTCGACCGGCGTCTCGCTGTCGGCCAACGGTCCGATCCACTACCCGGCCAACAACCACACGCTCCAGCTCGTCCCGTTGCACACGCACCAGCTCGGCGTGCGACCGATCGTCGTCTCGCCCGAGACGGAGCTCCGGATCGTCACGCAGGGGCCGGCGAGCCTCCTCGTCGACGGGGGACGGGCCCACGTGATCCTCGAGGAGGGCGAGGAGATCCTGGTGACGGGCGCCGACAAGCTCGCCCACGTGGTCCGCACCAGCTACGACGATCACTTCTTCACCGCGATCTCGAGAAAGCTCGGTTGGAACATCCGCGGGGTCGACGAACCGCCGCGTTTACCAGCGGGCGCGTCCGGCGGGGTCGTGACCGATCCGTCCGCGTCCGAGAACGGGGAAGCCGACGTCCTCGAGCACGCGCTCACGATCGCGACGGAGGCCGCCGAAGCAGCCGGCGAGCCCCTTCGGGAACTGCACGGCCAGGTCGAGTCGATCACGGTCAAAAGCGACAAGTCCGACATCGTCACGGAGGCCGATCACCAGGCGAACCGGATCATCACGACCGTCATCGACAACGAGTTCCCCGAACACGGAATCGTCTCGGAGGAACACCCCCGACGGAAGTGCGACGGCGGGTTAACCTGGGTCGTCGACCCGCTCGACGGAACCGGCAACTTCGCCCACGGAAACCCCAATTACTCGATCTCGATCGCCCTGCTCGAGGACAGGCAGCCCGTCATGGGCGTGGTCTACGTCCCGGAAACCGACGAACTGTTCACCGCGATCGAGGGTCGAGGCGCTCGGCGGGACGGCGAGCCGATCCGGACCACCGACCGCGACCGCCTCGACGAGAGCATGCTCATCTCGGGGTACGACCCCGACGGCTCCTTCCTCTCGCAGTTCTACCAGGAGACCCGCGGCGTCCGCCGGCTCGGTTCGGCCGCGCTCAACCTCTGTTATCTCGCGAGCGGCAGCGCCGACGCCACCTGGGAGTACGACACTTACCCGTGGGACGTCGCGGCCGGACTGGTGATCGCCAGGGCCGCCGGGGCGACGATCACCGACGAACGCGGCGAGCCGTTCGTCTTCGACCTCGAGACCGACGAGCGGACGGCGCTGCTCGGCTCGAACGGGCCGCTCCACCCGGCGCTGCTCGAGCACCTGGAGACGGGCCTTCCGGGCCGAAGATAA
- a CDS encoding DUF7838 family putative zinc beta-ribbon protein, with protein MALELDHECPNCGGEKTFYRAASTTLHLGEKIKWHCPDCDYGFVQIDGIDSSEASA; from the coding sequence ATGGCCCTGGAACTCGATCACGAGTGTCCGAACTGCGGCGGTGAGAAGACGTTCTACCGCGCCGCGAGCACGACGCTGCACCTCGGCGAGAAGATCAAGTGGCACTGCCCGGACTGCGACTACGGCTTCGTCCAGATCGACGGCATCGACTCGAGCGAAGCGAGCGCCTGA
- a CDS encoding cob(I)yrinic acid a,c-diamide adenosyltransferase, with amino-acid sequence MTIYTGRGDNGKTDLRDMTRVSKTDPRIEAYGTVDELNALVGTVRPTGHEDVDERLRAIQNHLHVVQADFANPEPDEDDPAIRADHVETIEDWIDECDEELEPLTSFILPTGSEHGARLHHARAVCRRAERRAVALARNEEINEQAVQYLNRLSDGLFTFARVVNQRDGEREEEPRY; translated from the coding sequence ATGACGATCTACACCGGACGCGGTGACAACGGGAAGACCGATCTGCGAGACATGACCCGCGTCTCGAAGACGGATCCGCGCATCGAGGCCTACGGGACCGTCGACGAGCTCAACGCCCTCGTCGGGACCGTGCGTCCGACGGGTCACGAGGACGTCGACGAGCGGCTGCGGGCCATCCAGAACCACCTCCACGTTGTGCAGGCGGACTTCGCCAATCCGGAGCCCGACGAGGACGACCCCGCGATTCGCGCCGACCACGTCGAGACGATCGAGGACTGGATCGACGAGTGCGACGAGGAACTCGAGCCGCTGACGTCGTTCATCCTGCCGACGGGTAGCGAACACGGCGCGCGGCTCCACCACGCCCGCGCCGTCTGCCGTCGCGCCGAACGGCGGGCCGTCGCCCTCGCGAGGAACGAAGAGATCAACGAGCAGGCGGTCCAGTACCTCAACCGGCTCTCCGACGGCCTGTTTACGTTCGCTCGCGTGGTAAACCAGCGCGACGGCGAGCGGGAAGAAGAACCTCGCTACTAG
- a CDS encoding adenine deaminase C-terminal domain-containing protein, translated as MNELQPIALERDDATADLVVVDGRVYCSNRREFLERDVAVVGDSIAALLEDADSVVGPETIVVSAADRYVLPGFIDAHTHVDIQLAPERATPSLLASGTTSIVTETSGLGLLFGSRGVETTLERTADGPLTTYLMVPPQWYVDTFEPARGDADELEALATLLERERVVGVGEIDWIHVVGRDVPLEELYERAREADARIVGHGAGCRGEALRAFATVVDNDHEAISAEGVRQRAANGIHVVGRCGTIRDDLGAVVEAFPDLDPGSVSLSTDGIWPPELDDGFGMHEVVRRAIDAGIPAADAIDAATRNTAEHFGLEDRGVVEPGAVADLVVADDLESIAVDTVVSEGTVVVEGGAPTVQPRTDPYPDYVYDTVSVELERERFTAPRESARTESVRAMAVDRGLVTTETTVEPGTDAESDRLVPAPERDALTATVIDRAPGTADRGFTGFLAGFGLETGAVATTGTWEIPGLLTVAASTSDAVVAAERVASLGGGFAVVRDGSVVADLAMPVGATAAEAPLETVAEEFRALEDALREQGVDVDRPLLTLQTLTFLGVPTLKLSPSGYADVLDRSLVGLDPERE; from the coding sequence ATGAACGAATTACAGCCGATCGCCCTCGAGCGCGACGACGCGACGGCGGATCTGGTCGTCGTCGACGGGCGGGTCTACTGTTCCAATCGACGCGAGTTCCTCGAGCGCGACGTCGCCGTCGTCGGCGACAGCATCGCAGCGCTGCTCGAGGACGCAGATTCGGTCGTCGGCCCGGAGACGATCGTCGTCTCGGCGGCCGATCGGTACGTTCTGCCGGGCTTCATCGACGCCCACACGCACGTCGATATCCAGCTCGCTCCCGAGCGTGCTACTCCCTCCCTGCTCGCGTCCGGAACGACGTCGATCGTCACGGAAACGTCCGGCCTCGGACTCCTGTTCGGGAGCCGCGGTGTCGAGACGACGCTCGAGCGCACCGCGGACGGCCCGCTCACCACCTATCTCATGGTGCCGCCGCAGTGGTACGTCGATACCTTCGAGCCCGCGAGGGGCGACGCGGACGAACTTGAAGCGCTCGCGACGCTACTTGAGCGCGAGCGGGTCGTCGGCGTCGGCGAAATCGACTGGATCCACGTCGTCGGTCGGGACGTTCCGCTCGAAGAACTGTACGAACGGGCCCGGGAGGCGGACGCGCGAATCGTCGGCCACGGGGCGGGCTGTCGCGGGGAGGCCTTGCGGGCGTTCGCGACGGTCGTGGACAACGACCACGAGGCGATCTCGGCCGAGGGCGTCCGTCAGCGTGCGGCAAACGGCATCCACGTCGTCGGCCGCTGTGGTACCATCCGGGACGATCTCGGGGCGGTCGTCGAGGCTTTCCCCGATCTCGACCCCGGAAGCGTCTCGCTCTCGACCGACGGGATCTGGCCGCCCGAACTCGATGACGGGTTCGGTATGCACGAGGTCGTTCGCCGGGCGATCGACGCCGGCATCCCCGCCGCGGACGCGATCGACGCGGCGACCCGCAACACCGCCGAGCACTTCGGCCTCGAGGATCGCGGCGTCGTCGAACCGGGTGCGGTGGCGGATCTCGTCGTCGCCGACGATCTCGAGTCGATCGCCGTCGATACCGTCGTCTCCGAGGGGACGGTCGTCGTCGAAGGCGGCGCTCCGACAGTTCAACCGCGAACGGATCCGTACCCCGACTACGTCTACGACACCGTCTCGGTCGAACTCGAGCGCGAGCGGTTCACCGCCCCTCGCGAATCCGCGCGGACCGAGAGCGTTCGGGCGATGGCCGTCGACCGGGGACTCGTGACGACCGAGACGACCGTCGAACCGGGGACCGACGCCGAGAGCGATCGGCTGGTTCCGGCACCCGAACGCGACGCGCTCACGGCGACCGTGATCGATCGCGCTCCGGGAACGGCCGATCGCGGATTCACGGGTTTTCTCGCCGGATTCGGTCTCGAGACGGGCGCCGTCGCCACGACCGGTACGTGGGAGATTCCCGGGTTGCTCACCGTAGCGGCCAGCACCAGCGACGCCGTCGTCGCCGCCGAGCGCGTGGCGTCGCTGGGCGGCGGCTTCGCCGTCGTTCGCGACGGGTCGGTCGTCGCCGACCTCGCGATGCCCGTCGGCGCGACCGCCGCGGAAGCGCCCCTCGAGACGGTCGCGGAGGAGTTCCGGGCGCTCGAGGATGCGCTCCGCGAGCAGGGCGTCGACGTCGACCGCCCGTTGCTGACGCTCCAGACGCTGACGTTTCTGGGAGTCCCCACGTTGAAACTCTCGCCGTCGGGGTACGCGGACGTGCTCGATCGGTCGCTCGTCGGGCTCGACCCGGAACGAGAGTGA
- a CDS encoding DUF7553 family protein — MRNHFEDSWYHLVRAVEHAKWGLEAELERVEARVRTLMGREPEPEPNRLQRVRAATAARKRVITERARRGLEDVRNAVFGYRARSRGRERST, encoded by the coding sequence ATGAGAAATCACTTCGAAGATAGCTGGTACCACCTCGTCCGAGCGGTCGAACACGCGAAGTGGGGTCTCGAGGCCGAACTCGAACGCGTGGAGGCTCGCGTCCGAACGCTAATGGGCCGTGAACCAGAGCCGGAGCCGAATCGTCTTCAGCGCGTTCGAGCAGCCACCGCTGCTCGAAAACGGGTGATCACGGAGCGTGCACGTAGGGGTCTCGAGGACGTGCGAAATGCCGTATTCGGGTATCGGGCGCGCTCGAGGGGACGCGAGCGATCTACCTGA
- a CDS encoding GYD domain-containing protein — MPTYVTLWQLTQQGAQTVRESPERVDRIEDMFAEMGGELREFYMLMGRYDTITISEFPDDETAAQAILAVTEQGNVSSETLKAFSREATRELIGEIP, encoded by the coding sequence ATGCCAACGTACGTCACACTATGGCAACTCACCCAGCAAGGCGCACAGACCGTCAGAGAAAGCCCCGAGCGCGTAGATCGCATCGAAGACATGTTCGCCGAGATGGGCGGCGAGCTTCGCGAGTTCTACATGCTGATGGGACGGTACGACACGATCACGATCAGCGAGTTTCCCGACGACGAGACGGCCGCACAGGCGATTCTCGCCGTCACCGAGCAGGGCAACGTCAGTTCGGAGACCCTCAAGGCGTTCTCGAGGGAGGCAACCAGGGAGCTAATCGGGGAAATTCCATAG
- a CDS encoding response regulator — protein sequence MGTPDERGNDLIDILLVEPNPGDSRLFTENFSDAKLLNTIHTVSDAESALDFLYQRNNHSDKPRPDIVLLEPHLPGQSGMDVLSELKNEPALREIPVVVLTSSDAGEEIMQSHGIDADTYIRKPVEPEEFVEFVQSIEDFWFAIVQKSSE from the coding sequence ATGGGAACACCAGATGAGAGAGGTAACGACCTAATTGATATTTTGCTGGTCGAACCAAACCCTGGTGACAGCCGTCTCTTCACGGAGAATTTTAGCGACGCAAAACTTCTGAATACGATCCACACCGTCTCCGATGCGGAATCCGCTCTCGATTTTCTGTATCAACGGAACAACCATTCGGATAAACCACGCCCCGATATCGTCCTACTTGAACCCCACTTGCCCGGACAAAGCGGGATGGACGTGCTGTCGGAATTGAAAAACGAACCAGCACTGCGTGAGATTCCAGTCGTCGTTCTCACCAGTTCGGACGCAGGAGAAGAGATCATGCAATCGCACGGAATCGACGCCGATACTTACATTCGGAAACCGGTTGAGCCCGAAGAGTTCGTCGAGTTCGTACAGTCTATCGAGGACTTCTGGTTTGCTATCGTTCAAAAGTCGTCGGAGTGA